Proteins encoded in a region of the Limanda limanda chromosome 17, fLimLim1.1, whole genome shotgun sequence genome:
- the mafk gene encoding transcription factor MafK codes for MQGMTTHFKTSKALKVKKEAGENDPTLSDDELVVMSVRELNQHLRGLTKEDVVRLKQRRRTLKNRGYAASCRIKRVSQKEELERQKIDLQQEVDKLARENASMRMELDALRSKYEALQCFARTVTRGPLSPGKVANTSVITMVKSANRLNNSSPTPFSSLS; via the exons ATGCAGGGAATGACGACTCATTTCAAGACGAGCAAAGCTTTAAAG GTCAAGAAGGAGGCGGGTGAGAATGACCCGACGCTCAGCGATGACGAGCTGGTGGTCATGTCCGTGCGGGAGCTCAACCAGCACCTGCGTGGGCTGACCAAGGAGGACGTGGTGCGGTTGAAGCAGCGGCGGCGGACCCTGAAGAACCGGGGCTACGCTGCCAGCTGCCGCATCAAACGGGTCTCCCagaaggaggagctggagcggcAGAAGATCGAcctgcagcaggaggtggaCAAGCTGGCCCGGGAGAACGCCAGCATGAGGATGGAGCTGGACGCCCTGCGATCCAAGTACGAGGCGCTGCAGTGTTTCGCCCGGACTGTGACCCGCGGGCCCCTCTCGCCAGGCAAGGTGGCCAACACCAGCGTCATCACCATGGTCAAGTCGGCCAACAGGCTCAACAACTCCAGCCCGACCCCGTTCTCCAGTCTGTCCTAG